A window of the Bacillota bacterium genome harbors these coding sequences:
- a CDS encoding homocysteine synthase: protein MERKLGFDTLQVHGGTVPDPTTGSRAVPIYQTTSYVFDDANHAAKLFALEEAGNIYTRIMNPTTDVFEKRMALLEGGVGALATASGSAAILYAILNIAGCGDEIAAASTLYGGTYNLFAVTLPKFGIKTVFVDPDQPANFAEAITERTKAIFVETIGNPEANIVDLEAVAAVAHEHKIPLIVDNTFATPYLNRPFEHGADIVVHSATKFIGGHGTSIGGVIVDSGNFDWAGCGKFPEFTKPDPSYNGIRYTEAFGRAAFIAKARVQLLRDTGACLSPFNAFLFIQGLETLSLRVQKHTANAQKIAEFLNEHPLVAWVKYPGLKGNKYFDLAQKYLPKGCGSIFSFGIKGGAEAGKKFINSLELFSLLANVADAKSLVIHPASTTHAQLSEAEQRTSGVTPDLIRLSIGIEDGDDLIADLDQALAKSAR from the coding sequence ATGGAAAGAAAATTGGGTTTTGATACTCTGCAGGTTCACGGCGGCACGGTCCCCGATCCGACTACAGGCTCGCGGGCAGTCCCGATTTACCAAACAACTTCATATGTTTTTGATGATGCAAACCATGCCGCCAAGCTCTTTGCCTTAGAAGAAGCGGGGAATATTTATACTAGAATCATGAATCCAACCACCGATGTGTTTGAAAAAAGAATGGCCCTGCTGGAAGGTGGAGTGGGAGCGCTGGCGACAGCATCGGGGTCGGCGGCCATTTTATACGCAATTCTCAATATTGCCGGATGCGGTGATGAAATTGCAGCTGCCAGCACCCTATACGGTGGAACCTACAATCTCTTTGCGGTCACGCTGCCTAAGTTTGGCATCAAGACCGTATTTGTCGATCCTGATCAGCCAGCTAATTTTGCCGAAGCTATAACAGAACGCACTAAAGCAATATTTGTCGAAACGATCGGCAATCCTGAGGCAAATATCGTTGATCTGGAAGCTGTGGCAGCAGTAGCTCATGAGCACAAAATCCCTCTGATCGTGGATAATACTTTTGCTACACCCTACTTAAACCGACCTTTTGAGCATGGAGCTGACATTGTCGTCCACTCAGCGACAAAATTCATCGGTGGTCACGGCACTTCGATCGGCGGGGTAATTGTTGATTCCGGTAACTTTGACTGGGCAGGGTGCGGCAAGTTTCCCGAGTTCACGAAGCCGGATCCATCTTACAACGGGATTCGCTACACCGAAGCTTTCGGCAGGGCAGCGTTTATCGCGAAGGCCCGGGTCCAGCTGCTCAGAGACACAGGTGCCTGCCTAAGTCCATTCAATGCTTTTCTATTTATTCAGGGTCTGGAGACTCTATCGCTGCGGGTGCAGAAACATACAGCTAACGCCCAAAAGATCGCGGAGTTTTTAAATGAGCATCCCTTGGTAGCGTGGGTGAAGTACCCGGGACTTAAAGGCAATAAATATTTTGATCTGGCCCAAAAATATCTTCCCAAAGGCTGCGGCTCGATTTTCTCCTTTGGAATCAAAGGCGGAGCGGAGGCCGGGAAAAAGTTCATCAACAGCCTAGAGCTTTTCTCACTTCTGGCAAATGTGGCAGATGCTAAATCGCTGGTAATTCATCCTGCCAGCACCACTCATGCCCAGTTATCGGAAGCGGAGCAGAGAACGAGTGGAGTAACTCCGGATTTAATCCGGCTGTCGATTGGCATTGAAGATGGGGATGATCTGATTGCCGATCTCGACCAAGCTCTAGCTAAGAGTGCCAGATAA
- the metA gene encoding homoserine O-succinyltransferase: MPVKIPNDLPAKEVLARENIFVMDESRALSQDIRPLRIAILNLMPTKVETEIQLLRLIGNTPLQVEVVLVHPETYQAKNTSADYLDRFYQTFTAIKTQRFDGLIITGAPVEQLEFEEVAYWEELTQIMEWSKTHVTSVLHICWGAQAGLYYHYRVPKYQLPVKQFGVFSHYALSKGIPLLRGFDDRFYIPHSRHTEIKREDIEKVEDLVLLAESEDAGVCIVASRDRSQIFVTGHAEYDPDTLQREYKRDLSRGLEIEVPKNYYPHNDPQQQPLVLWRSHANLLFANWLNYYVYQVTPYDLYA; the protein is encoded by the coding sequence ATGCCGGTGAAAATACCTAATGACCTGCCTGCAAAAGAGGTTCTCGCCCGCGAGAATATCTTTGTGATGGACGAGAGCAGGGCGCTCAGCCAGGATATCCGCCCTTTACGCATAGCGATTTTAAATCTAATGCCGACCAAGGTAGAAACAGAAATCCAGCTTTTGCGCCTAATTGGTAATACGCCTCTGCAGGTTGAGGTGGTTTTAGTGCATCCGGAGACTTATCAAGCGAAAAACACCTCCGCTGATTATCTGGACCGGTTCTATCAGACATTCACCGCGATTAAGACCCAGCGGTTTGATGGATTAATTATAACCGGAGCTCCCGTGGAACAGCTGGAATTTGAAGAAGTAGCCTACTGGGAAGAATTGACTCAAATCATGGAGTGGTCCAAAACGCATGTAACATCAGTGCTCCATATCTGCTGGGGAGCCCAGGCAGGCCTTTATTACCATTATCGGGTACCTAAATATCAGCTGCCGGTAAAACAGTTTGGTGTTTTCAGCCATTACGCATTATCTAAAGGTATTCCCCTGCTGAGAGGTTTTGACGATCGCTTTTACATACCCCATTCGCGCCATACAGAAATTAAGCGCGAAGATATAGAAAAGGTCGAGGACTTAGTGCTCTTGGCTGAATCGGAGGATGCGGGTGTGTGCATTGTGGCAAGCAGGGACAGGAGCCAGATTTTTGTTACTGGTCACGCCGAATATGATCCGGATACACTGCAGCGAGAATACAAGCGGGATCTCAGCAGGGGACTGGAGATTGAGGTGCCGAAAAATTACTATCCTCACAATGATCCCCAACAGCAGCCGCTGGTATTGTGGCGTAGCCATGCTAATTTGCTGTTTGCTAATTGGCTTAACTATTATGTATATCAGGTGACGCCTTATGATTTATACGCATAG